The Tolypothrix sp. PCC 7712 region GATTTTGTGATTTTGGCGCTAAATCAAGAGCATCATTAGATAAAAATCTATCCGCACCTGCTTCTAGAACTTTAGCAAATAGAGAATCTGTTTCCTGACGGATTAAGGCAATTAAATATTCTTGTGCTAGTTCAAATTTGATGGTAGTTGCTGCCCAGCTTTTGAAATCTGGCGCTAATCTTGACAGCATAGAAGCTACTTCATCTTGTAGCCAAAATATTAATGGGAAGGGAAAAGTAGCTGCATAAATATCTCGTGCTTGGTTGACACCAGCCAGAAAATTATCTAGAGCAATAATTGACTCTAGTCCGAAAACCATCACAGCCGATGGCAAAGTATCTTTGACAACTACAGGATGATCTAAAAATAGCTCTGTAATTATTTGAGTATGTAAAGCATTAGTTGATGGCTGGAGAAATATCTCTCTAATATTGATGTCTTTAGTCAGCAAGCGGAGATTACCCAACATTTGCTCTCGTAATTGCCCATAGTTACACCGGACTAAAATTAGGGCAAATTGACCTTTAGAGAGATTGATTGCCCGAATCATCCTTTGCAGAGCATGTTGATTGTCATTAACTATAGCTGCTGTGAATTGCCACTTTGTCATAAATAAAAACCGGGCTATATAGGAAAAATATGAAATTACACATCAAGCAGCAGCAAGAATATTTTTTGATACTGGTTTTGCATTTTGTGAAAAATATAGTGAAGGAGTGATTCCCATAGCCAAATTTTCGAGATTAATTTGGCATAGCTCACTTATTTTGCTGCCAGAGAAGGACTTTTTCTGTTTCTGCTAATGCTGGGCTAATTCCAAACCAGCGACCTTGGGGATCGCGGTATTCAAACAAATACATACTTCTGAGTAAGCTTTGATAGTCAGATTCGCCTTTGACGCTTTGCTGCTGTACTACTTCAAACAGTAATTTCCATTGATGTTCATCAATAGCTAATAACAGGTCGTCCCGATAGTCTTTGATGACAGCTTCTAAACATTCTCTGGAAAACGGGGGATCTTGACGTTGCAAGCAACTATAAAGCAGTCCCAATAAATTACGAATGTGACCGCCACTGACACGACAAATTCGATCTAATGTCTCGGGGCGATCAAATAAATCTGTGATTAATAAAGCTCTTTCATCCCACTTAACTTCAGGAAAAGCTCGTGCTAATACTAACTGGCGCAATAGTGACATTCCAGGTTCAAAGTCGCTACCATCTCTTTTCCGCACCAATACCATTGGTAAGACTTTAGGCGCAATTCCTCCACCTAAGCGATTTTTGAGAGTTTCGTACTCATTAGAAAAAATTAAAGCTAGGGGAATGGTATAAACTAAATGGCATTTGAGTCGGCGTAACTGCTCACCTCGGTCAATAAACAGATACTCTGGTTGGGTACGTCCAGAAGCAACGGGGCGCATATCAACCCGATCTAAGTTATCGACGATCACTACTAATCCTTTTTGACCACGTTGTTTGAGCTGTTCTACAGCTTTTTCTAATATCTCCTCGTTAATTGCTTGCAAAATACTGTTGGTACGTGGTTCTAGGTATTGTCTTAATTGATTACGTGTCTGGGCACTATCTTTGGTTTTAGCAGTAATTTTGGCAATACCCAAGGATAATTCTGCTTGTCCAGATAACTCTATAGGAGTCTGCAAAAAATCCCCGATTTCTTTAAATAAATTACTAAAGTAACCTGGTCTAAATTTAATTCCAATTCCTTCTAAACTGACACTGACTTGACGAGCTACACTCAGCAAAATATCACTAACATCTATATCCGCCATATCTAGGTCTTGGCTGGACTCAAAATAAACCACATGAAATCCTGCGGCTTCTAGCTCTGCTTTTAGGCGCTGTAACTCTGTGGATTTACCACAACCAATATGACCTGTAAACAATTGGCAAGTTGGTTCATCTGGAGAAATGCGAGTAATAGTACGTTGTAGCTCTTCAACAATTTTGCAACCACGGACATCGGAGAAATCTATATAGTACTGCTTATCCAGTACCTCACTCATATTTAATGTGTAGCTTGGGTTACACGCTTTATAAAAACGTGACAAATTTAATGTAGTTTTCATGTAGATGCAGATCTAGTTTTATTTGTATCTTTTGCTATGCAAAAATCTCGATCAACTTTCAGACACTCTTAAATTGAATACAAGTTGGTATCGGATCACAGACAGCCCTGAAAGGGAGAATGAATGCTGCAAACATCTGTCAGTATCATGGCAGAGATTAAGTTTTTCCTTATACGTTAAGTATCTCTGTCCTTTTTACAGCTGGTGTTGAGCTTTTGACAATCTGTAGCCGTTACCTGAGGCTGCCAAATCCTGAGCGGTTAATCAAGATGTCAAAAAAAATACTTTCTTAGCTAAATGGAGGGTTTGGTTATGGATGGTACACATATCACTTATTTTTAATTTTGTCAATTCAATACGTAATATTATTTACAACCAAATTAACATTTTGTAATTATCTGCAAAAAAAACTCAGATGTCTATATGTTTTCAATGGCACTTACTACTATATATTTAGCTAGCTCGTCAGAGTTGATCAAATAGCACTAAGTTAACATTCAAGGTAGCCCATATAATGTGATTTTTACAGAAAAATTATCTGTCTATTTGTTGATTTACCCTAGTAATGATTAAAGCGCTATTTACCTGGAACTGTCAGTCCGATAGAGAATTTTGCCCTAATCAAGGTTAAGAATAATTTTGATTGTTGCTCTCATTTGTAAAGCGTATAAATACTGAGAAGATATTGCACCCAATATACATATAACATTATATATTTCAATACCACTGATGTAGTTTTTTTGGCAGATAATGGCTATCACCCTACAGTAAAAAAGTGACATTGGGTCTAGAATAGACAGCGCCAACTGCTAAATGAAGAGATATTGCCCCACAATCATCCTGTGGTTGCTGTAAAGTGTTACTAAAAAGTGAAAAAATTCTGGAAAAAAGGGGCGAATAACGGCCACCAAAGTTTACTGAAATTAATTAACGATCTAAGTACTAAAGAATTTGGACTGGAACCAGCAAGGGGTTTTAATGGCTGACCTAGTATCACTTTCCCGTGCAGATTTAGCCCAGCGCCGTAAAAGATTACGACGTAAGCAGCAAATGAAAATTATTCAGGCTATTTGGCGAAGTTTTGCCATTACCAGTTTGGCAGGTTGTTTATTGTGGTTGGCAATCCAGCCTGTTTGGGTACTGAATACACCCAAACAAATAGTGATGAAATCCGGTAATGAATTACTCCCAGAGGAGACAGTCAAATCTCTGTTGGTATTATCTTATCCTCAATCTTTATGGCGGATTCAACCGTCAGCGATCGCCGAATCTTTGAAGCGGCAACCAACTATTGCACAAGCAAGCGTCAGCCGTCGTCTATTCCCGCCTGGACTGATTGTTGACATCACCGAACGAGTACCCGTAGCTATAGTTCAAACACCCAGAAGCGGAAATTCTGAAGCTGCGAATAAGCAAGCATCTGTTGGCTTAATAGATGCTAGTGGAGTCTGGATACCTCTAGAAAAATACACATCACTGAATCCTACAAGAAAATTACCTAGTCTCAAGGTAATTGGGTTACCAGAACAATACCTTCCTTATTGGAATCAACTGTACCTATCTATCAACCAAAGTTTGGTGAAAATTCAAGAAATTAATTGCCAAGATCCCACAAATCTAATTTTGAAAACAGAACTAGGCAATGTATATCTCGGCCCACCAAGTCCCCAGCTATCTGAACAGATTAAGACCCTTGCCCAAATGCGCCATTTATCTAGCAAATTAAATTCCAGTCAAATAGAATACATTGATTTGCAAAATCCTGAAGCTCCATTAGTACAATTGAACCAAAAAAATCAGAAAATTAATGTTCGTAATCCTTAGAAATATTTAACATGTTTAATATATATAAGGCTTTTAGTAAATTAACAAAGTTTTATGATAAAAAATTATTTACTATTTTTTTATATTTCGAGTAATAGTCACAAAATATGCGTAAACTTCTCATTAAAATGAGACCATTACTCACAAAGCCTGCTTTAAGACTAAAGGCAACACAATTGTTACCCTGGCATCTCACGATTGAGCACAATACTTGAGAACGCTAATCATGGCTTTGGTTGTGTAAACCATCTTGTGTTCAGGCAATTTTTACATAAAGTAAAATTTTCCCGACAAAAACCAGTATCTGTCTCTACCCTAACTCCTCTAGGCTACAAAGCTACTTTGGTACACCTAATATATATGGACGACACCAGTGAGGATTTCTATAGGGTAGAATATTTCTCCAACCAATAGTTTGTTAAAACAGAGCAAATAGCTAATCAATTTTGGTTTTCCATAAATTGACCAGCAATTTCTTCTCTGCCCCTAACTTCAAAATAAGTAAGTAAAGGGCAAATTTTGTGTCATAAGGTGCAATCATTCCCAATGGTGAAACCTATTAACTATATTATAGAAAGAGAACGGACGCGCTATGGTGCGTCTTTACAAGTTGTGCTATCCAAGTGTAATTTTTGGTATAAAAGTATTTATGCTGAGATAAACAGTATCTTTAATTACCATAATTTATATATAGGGGATAAATTTAACAACAAGAATAATCTCTTTCCTAAGTATTTTTCTTTGGAGGAAAATTATAAAATATACAAAATTAACCTTGTAATAGTGGCGATCAAGGAAAAAAAAATCAATACTGTAAGTTGTAAAATTAATGACTCATCAAAATCATTAGTAGTAATTAAGGAAGAACATATTAAATGCCAAAGAAATCCCCCAATAAATCGGCAGCAGCAAAGTAGAGATCTAAATCTCTGGTTGAAGTTATACAGATCATTTTTAAGTAAATATAGGTATACTTCTTTAGAACTAGTTGTGCGATCGGCTGCGTTCTTGGCTGATGCCGTAGCGAAATTTCGCACTGACAATCCTGTTAGGGTTGGAAGTAGTGAGAACAATAAAGAACACTGCCATATCTGTAGCAGTGTCAAACTATAGTTGACTCTTAGGTGAGTAACACCTGAAAAAGTCGTTTATCTACCTTTCACAAATCCAATGACACTTGATAATAACCAAGGGCTTACCTATAAAAACTCCCAGTCTGTGGGACAGTCAGGGTTCTCACTGGCTGTGAATTCAACCAATCCTTTTAATCACTCAGGGCTAAACTTCAGTCAAAATAATGACGGTAAGAAGATTACTGCTGAAAGCAACCGCATCGGCGAGATCGTTCCTGGTAGAGTTGCTAACATCAAAGTGATTGGTGTAGGAGGCGGTGGTGGTAATGCCGTCAACCGCATGATTGAGTCTGATGTCAGTGGAGTGGAATTTTGGTCAATCAACACTGATGCACAAGCTTTAACATTGGCAGGTGCTCCTAGTCGGTTGCAAATAGGACAAAAACTAACAAGGGGTTTAGGTGCAGGTGGTAATCCTGCTATTGGTCAAAAGGCAGCTGAGGAATCAAGAGACGAAATTGCTACAGCTTTAGAAGGTGCTGACTTAGTATTTATCACTGCTGGTATGGGAGGAGGCACTGGAACAGGTGCTGCACCCATTGTTGCAGAAGTTGCTAAAGAAATGGGCGCACTCACAGTTGGTGTTGTCACACGTCCATTTGTATTTGAGGGTCGCCGTCGTACCAGCCAAGCAGAACAAGGCATTGAAGGTTTAAAAAGTCGGGTAGATACTTTAATTATTATTCCTAACAATAAGTTGTTGGAAGTGATCCCCGAACAAACCCCTGTACAGGAAGCTTTTCGTTATGCCGATGATGTACTGCGTCAAGGGGTACAAGGTATATCCGATATCATCACCATACCTGGGTTGGTCAACGTTGACTTCGCTGATGTGCGAGCTGTGATGGCAGATGCAGGATCGGCATTAATGGGAATAGGCGTAAGTTCAGGAAAATCAAGAGCCAGAGAAGCTGCGATCGCAGCTATTTCTTCTCCATTACTAGAATGTTCGATTGAAGGCGCTAGAGGAGTTGTCTTCAACATCACTGGTGGTAGTGACCTCACCTTACATGAAGTTAATGCGGCTGCAGAAACTATCTATGAAGTGGTAGATCCCAACGCCAATATTATTTTTGGTGCAGTGATTGACGATCGCCTCCAAGGAGAAGTACGAATTACTGTCATTGCAACTGGCTTTACAGGTGAACCACAAGCAGCTCCACAGCAAAATACCGCTAACAATAGGGTAACAACGCCTCCACCTAGAAGGCCTGTAGCACAACAACCTACTGCGAATCCTACTCCCCCAACCCCAATTGCAGAACCCAAAGAAAAACCGATATTAGATATTCCTGATTTTCTGCAAAGGCGACGCAACCCACCCAAAAATTAAGTGATGCTAAAAGTTTGGATTTGAGATGAAATAGGAATGCTGGGTTTACCTGGTTCCTGTATACAATCTGCTAAGTTTTGAGTTTCCTACTTGGGGGAATTCGCTAGTTCGTTGTGCATCTCTGAAATATCACCAATTGATAACTAAACTGCATAACGTTAGCCACAAAAAATTAACTTGGGCAGGAGTCTGTTGACTCTCATGTCCACTAGTATTTTAGGAAAAAGCACAGAAATTGAGAGTGTTGAAGAAGCTTGCTTATAGCTTCATCAGCATCTGTCTGGAAAACGGGAAGACTAGTCCAATTACAGCAATACTTGCTTGTCTAGGTTCGCTAGATTGTCAGGTAAATTACATAAGTGTAAGCTTCCCGTAAAAGATAATTCTAAAAAAACAGATAAGGTAAATTATTTTTCTTTTTTACTTTTTAGAGTCTGTTCAATCCATTGAATGACATCTCTTCCTAGATGAGTGTGATCTAATCTGTCGATTTCACGAATTCCAGTTGGGCTAGTAACGTTAACTTCCGTAAGGTAACCACCAATAACATCAATTCCTACAAAAATTAACCCGTCTTGGCGTAATTTTTCAGCTACTTGGGTACAGATTTCCTGCTCTCTTGGGGTAATTGTGGTTTGAGCAACTGTCCCGCCTGCCGCCATATTATTACGAAAGTCGCTGCCGCTAGAAAGGCGGTTCAGCGCGCCTATTGGTTCTCCATTGAGTAAAATAATTCTCTTATCTCCGTCTTTGGCCTCTGGTAAATAAGTTTGTACCATCACAGGTACTCGACCTTGAAAAGTACTGAGTTCAACAATCGAGTTGAAATTGCGATCGCCTGATTGTAAAAATAAAATCCCTTCCCCAGCTTTGTTACCCAGTGGCTTGAGAACAGCAGCACCTTTTGCGTCCAAAAATTCTCGAATGACCTGCTTATCAGCACTCACAATCGTTTCTGGAATCACATTGGTAAACTGAAGAGCATACATTTTTTCGTTTGCTCCTCGAATACCATTAGGACTATTAATGACTAGGGTTTTGTTTTGATCAATATAGTCCAGAACATAGGTGGCAAAAAGGTAAGCATCATTTACTGGTGGATCTGTCCGCATCAATACAGCATCCATTGTTTCTAAGCAAGCAAAAGCCCGTTGTCCCGCGCTCAACTTGTACCAAGGATTAGCTGCAAAATAACGTCCGTCTACCAACTCGACTGGTATTAGTTCTACCTGTTGTAAAATAGCCCAGGCTTTACCTGCTACGACACTCAACAGATTTGCCTGTGTTATCCACACTTCGTGTCCAAGGATTTGTGCTGCTTCCATCATGGCAACACTGGTGTCATGACATGGATCAAGCTGATGGATGGGATCAATAATAAAAGCTAGTTTCACGCTTTTTGCCTCAAGCACCAGGAAATTTAATGGTGTTCAATTTAAATTATCCCCTGATGTTCTGACTGATTGACACTTGCTGATGTTACCAACAAAGGGTAATTGCCAGAGTTTCTGCATCTAGAGCCTAGTAGCGGCCAGTAATTCATCTAGCTTTCCTTGCCTGTCTAACGCGTGGATATCATCGCAACCGCCAACATGATTGTCATTGATAAAAATTTGCGGCAAAGAGCGTCGTCCATTTGCTCTTTGTGACATTTTCTCTCTTGCGTCCTCATCTCCGTCGATGCTGTATTCGATAAAATTCACCCCCTTTGTATTCAGCAAGTTTTTAGCACGGATACAAAATGGGCAAGTTCTCCAAGTATAAATTTCTACCTTAGCAGCCATAACGTCCTCTATTTATTTGAATATTCTTCATTTTAGAACGTAGACACTAACTCTAGCTGTTTGAGCTAGTTTTACTAATTTCCAAAGTAGCTTCATCAATTTACACAAATAAAGGTTAGTCAAAAGTCGTGAGACTCTTGACTAATTTTAATGTTTGCACCAGTTTTCTTCATGAACCGATAATATTACACTTTAAATACCAGCTACCTCAGCAACCATACGGTGATTGTCCGGCTCACATAATTTTATGACCGTATAAATAGCTAGAATATTTATACATTTACATTAGTAAAAAATACGGTTTATTGGATTGGGTTAATTGTGGATATCATAAAGTCTACAAATAATCGTGAGCCAAAAGATAGATAAATGAGGATTTAAGTCGGTTGATTGAGGAGATTACAAAATGTACCGGAAACTGCAATTAAAATGCTTAAGTAGCAATATTTACGTTTTTTTTGATTTACAGTATCCAGTACATCATTGGCATTAAATCAAATAGAGTATCATTTAAACTATAAAATTTGCCTTTTTTCTCAG contains the following coding sequences:
- a CDS encoding ATP-binding protein → MKTTLNLSRFYKACNPSYTLNMSEVLDKQYYIDFSDVRGCKIVEELQRTITRISPDEPTCQLFTGHIGCGKSTELQRLKAELEAAGFHVVYFESSQDLDMADIDVSDILLSVARQVSVSLEGIGIKFRPGYFSNLFKEIGDFLQTPIELSGQAELSLGIAKITAKTKDSAQTRNQLRQYLEPRTNSILQAINEEILEKAVEQLKQRGQKGLVVIVDNLDRVDMRPVASGRTQPEYLFIDRGEQLRRLKCHLVYTIPLALIFSNEYETLKNRLGGGIAPKVLPMVLVRKRDGSDFEPGMSLLRQLVLARAFPEVKWDERALLITDLFDRPETLDRICRVSGGHIRNLLGLLYSCLQRQDPPFSRECLEAVIKDYRDDLLLAIDEHQWKLLFEVVQQQSVKGESDYQSLLRSMYLFEYRDPQGRWFGISPALAETEKVLLWQQNK
- a CDS encoding cell division protein FtsQ/DivIB — encoded protein: MADLVSLSRADLAQRRKRLRRKQQMKIIQAIWRSFAITSLAGCLLWLAIQPVWVLNTPKQIVMKSGNELLPEETVKSLLVLSYPQSLWRIQPSAIAESLKRQPTIAQASVSRRLFPPGLIVDITERVPVAIVQTPRSGNSEAANKQASVGLIDASGVWIPLEKYTSLNPTRKLPSLKVIGLPEQYLPYWNQLYLSINQSLVKIQEINCQDPTNLILKTELGNVYLGPPSPQLSEQIKTLAQMRHLSSKLNSSQIEYIDLQNPEAPLVQLNQKNQKINVRNP
- the ftsZ gene encoding cell division protein FtsZ encodes the protein MTLDNNQGLTYKNSQSVGQSGFSLAVNSTNPFNHSGLNFSQNNDGKKITAESNRIGEIVPGRVANIKVIGVGGGGGNAVNRMIESDVSGVEFWSINTDAQALTLAGAPSRLQIGQKLTRGLGAGGNPAIGQKAAEESRDEIATALEGADLVFITAGMGGGTGTGAAPIVAEVAKEMGALTVGVVTRPFVFEGRRRTSQAEQGIEGLKSRVDTLIIIPNNKLLEVIPEQTPVQEAFRYADDVLRQGVQGISDIITIPGLVNVDFADVRAVMADAGSALMGIGVSSGKSRAREAAIAAISSPLLECSIEGARGVVFNITGGSDLTLHEVNAAAETIYEVVDPNANIIFGAVIDDRLQGEVRITVIATGFTGEPQAAPQQNTANNRVTTPPPRRPVAQQPTANPTPPTPIAEPKEKPILDIPDFLQRRRNPPKN
- the gshB gene encoding glutathione synthase, translating into MKLAFIIDPIHQLDPCHDTSVAMMEAAQILGHEVWITQANLLSVVAGKAWAILQQVELIPVELVDGRYFAANPWYKLSAGQRAFACLETMDAVLMRTDPPVNDAYLFATYVLDYIDQNKTLVINSPNGIRGANEKMYALQFTNVIPETIVSADKQVIREFLDAKGAAVLKPLGNKAGEGILFLQSGDRNFNSIVELSTFQGRVPVMVQTYLPEAKDGDKRIILLNGEPIGALNRLSSGSDFRNNMAAGGTVAQTTITPREQEICTQVAEKLRQDGLIFVGIDVIGGYLTEVNVTSPTGIREIDRLDHTHLGRDVIQWIEQTLKSKKEK
- the grxC gene encoding glutaredoxin 3, with the protein product MAAKVEIYTWRTCPFCIRAKNLLNTKGVNFIEYSIDGDEDAREKMSQRANGRRSLPQIFINDNHVGGCDDIHALDRQGKLDELLAATRL